The genomic DNA GCGTTCTCAAAGGAGCCTTTATTTTCCTTGCAGACCTTGTTCGTGAACTGTCAGTTCCTTGTTCCATTGACTTCATAGGCGCTTCCAGCTACGGCAAAGAAAAAATGAGTTCCGGCCATGTCCGCATAACAAAAGATGTGGATCTTGATCTGGAAGGTACACACGTCATTTTAGTGGAAGACATTGTGGATACAGGCCTGACCCTGACACACCTTGCCAAACATCTCCAGAATCGTGGCGCAGCCTCTGTAAAAATCTGCACCCTGCTGGATAAACATGAGCGGCGGGAAAATATTGTCTCTCTGGATTATGTCTGTCACAGTATTCAGGAAGGCTTTATTGTAGGATACGGCATTGACTATGCAGAACAGTACCGTCACCTGCCAGCCATCTATCATATCAAATCCTAAGGAGAGGACCGCTGTATGATCATCACGTGCGAGGCTTGCACCGCCCGATTCCAACTTGACGATCATTATATTCAGCCCACGGGCACCCGGGTACGATGCGCAAAGTGTCGGCACGTATTTACAGCCTTTCGGGAACCCGAGCCCCTGCCTTTCTCATCAGAGCCGGAGGATGATTTTCTGAATATCGAAGA from Desulfobotulus pelophilus includes the following:
- the hpt gene encoding hypoxanthine phosphoribosyltransferase — protein: VLKGAFIFLADLVRELSVPCSIDFIGASSYGKEKMSSGHVRITKDVDLDLEGTHVILVEDIVDTGLTLTHLAKHLQNRGAASVKICTLLDKHERRENIVSLDYVCHSIQEGFIVGYGIDYAEQYRHLPAIYHIKS